TAGGTCGGGGGGAAATTTGGAGATATAAAAACCACATTCATTGTATTTCTCCTTCGTAGGGAAATGAGTCACTCTTGAAATCCCCATTTACCACGGAGGCACAGAGATCACGGAAGAATCCCATAAGAATTCCAAAATCTTCTCCGTGCCCTCCGTGGTGGATAACGGGATATCTGCGGAATGCAAAAGGTGTTGAGTGGATCAAGAGCCGACTTTGATCTCCTCAACGTGGACCATTGAGCCTGGGAAGCCGGGTGGAAGCGAAGGCATGGGGAAGAAGCCGGTCCAGAGTGGTCTCGACGCGGTGGTCGGTATCACAGAAACACTTCACCAGGGCATTGGGACCGAACTCGTGGATGACCTGACGGCATGCACCGCAAGGAAGTGTGGCCCGTCCCGTCGGTGTGTATACGACCACCACACGGATTTCCCGGCACCCTTCCGAAACGGCCTTGAAGACTGCAGTACGTTCCGCACAGTTGGTCAACCCGTAGGAAACGTTCTCCACATTGCATCCAGTGAAAATCCCACCCGTTTCCGTCAGCACCGCAGCCCCCACGGGAAACCGACTGTAGCGGCAGTAGCTGTT
This region of Desulforhabdus amnigena genomic DNA includes:
- a CDS encoding cytidine deaminase; its protein translation is MDFPKELLEEMKRLAREAARNSYCRYSRFPVGAAVLTETGGIFTGCNVENVSYGLTNCAERTAVFKAVSEGCREIRVVVVYTPTGRATLPCGACRQVIHEFGPNALVKCFCDTDHRVETTLDRLLPHAFASTRLPRLNGPR